The following coding sequences are from one Methanohalophilus halophilus window:
- the dph2 gene encoding diphthamide biosynthesis enzyme Dph2 — MKLIENFDIDLESIINMIIQEKATKVGLQLPEGFKRQAMEIAGYIEDNTDAETLISGNPCYGACDLDMQLIKDTDLVFHFGHSRLEPSENVVYIEAPSHLDISDVVFQAADKLKGKRIGLLTTVQHVHKLEEVRKILEENGFETIIGKGDGRIVHPGQVLGCNFSAAYDITCEEYLYIGGGKFHPLGIALSTGKPVLCANPFSSSIEYIDLRQIMKQRYAAIAKTMEKKRFCILVSTKPGQERMQLARDIRDIARENGKEAYIVTMDLITPDQLLQFQADAYVNTACPRIAIDEAGRFPAPMLTPPEFEIVLGIREWEELVFDEIRE, encoded by the coding sequence GTGAAACTAATTGAGAATTTTGATATTGACCTGGAATCCATTATTAATATGATTATTCAGGAAAAAGCCACAAAGGTCGGCCTCCAGCTACCCGAAGGCTTCAAGCGTCAGGCAATGGAGATTGCAGGATATATAGAGGATAATACCGATGCAGAAACCCTCATCTCAGGCAATCCCTGTTATGGGGCATGCGATCTTGATATGCAGCTTATCAAGGATACTGATCTTGTATTCCACTTCGGCCATTCCAGACTCGAGCCCTCTGAAAATGTAGTTTATATTGAGGCACCCTCACATCTCGATATAAGTGATGTGGTTTTTCAGGCTGCAGACAAACTTAAAGGAAAAAGGATTGGCCTCCTTACGACTGTACAGCACGTGCATAAACTGGAAGAAGTCAGGAAAATCCTTGAAGAAAACGGATTCGAAACCATTATTGGAAAAGGAGATGGAAGGATAGTACATCCAGGCCAGGTACTTGGGTGCAATTTTTCAGCTGCATATGACATAACCTGTGAAGAATACCTGTATATTGGCGGCGGGAAGTTTCATCCGCTGGGCATAGCCCTTTCAACAGGCAAACCTGTACTTTGTGCAAATCCATTTTCTTCATCCATCGAGTACATCGACCTCAGGCAAATCATGAAACAGCGATATGCAGCAATTGCAAAAACCATGGAAAAAAAGAGGTTCTGCATACTGGTGTCCACAAAACCCGGTCAGGAAAGAATGCAACTTGCCAGGGATATAAGGGACATTGCCAGGGAAAATGGAAAAGAGGCATACATTGTAACAATGGATCTCATAACACCCGACCAGCTCTTGCAATTCCAGGCGGATGCATACGTAAATACTGCATGCCCCAGGATTGCAATCGACGAGGCAGGAAGATTCCCGGCTCCCATGTTAACTCCTCCTGAATTTGAGATCGTACTGGGAATACGTGAATGGGAAGAACTGGTTTTTGATGAGATAAGGGAATGA
- a CDS encoding METTL5 family protein, which translates to MKQRKLEMLLQKVRGFDDPDPALEQYATPAPLAAELLHFAYMKGDLEGKVFDMGCGTGILAIGAALLGAHEVIGYDSDPQAINVARENALLMGVEVEFVNYPIEKVNGKANTVVMNPPFGAQCKGNDRPFLSAALNAGNNIYSIHNSGSFNFIRQYINPSVITEWYSTSFPLKRTFKFHKKDVERIEVEIYRINSLSHHNY; encoded by the coding sequence ATGAAACAGCGAAAACTCGAGATGCTACTGCAAAAGGTCAGGGGATTTGATGATCCCGATCCTGCACTGGAACAATATGCCACACCCGCACCTCTTGCTGCTGAATTATTACATTTTGCATACATGAAGGGAGATCTTGAAGGAAAGGTTTTTGATATGGGATGTGGCACCGGGATACTTGCAATCGGTGCCGCACTGCTGGGAGCACATGAGGTCATCGGATATGATAGTGACCCGCAAGCAATAAATGTTGCAAGAGAAAATGCCTTGTTGATGGGTGTTGAAGTTGAATTTGTTAATTACCCTATAGAAAAGGTAAATGGAAAAGCGAACACTGTTGTTATGAATCCCCCGTTTGGCGCCCAATGTAAGGGAAATGACAGACCTTTCCTCTCAGCTGCCCTGAATGCAGGGAATAATATCTATTCGATTCATAACAGCGGAAGTTTTAACTTTATAAGGCAATACATAAATCCATCAGTTATTACCGAGTGGTATTCTACATCTTTCCCGCTAAAAAGAACATTTAAATTCCATAAAAAA